In Amycolatopsis coloradensis, one genomic interval encodes:
- a CDS encoding GNAT family N-acetyltransferase has translation MLDLLAEAAAWLAGRGIHQWPQRFPRKSVHHQIQAGEALLVIGHGKPIATCVVTEADPELWGENTEPAFYLGRLAVAREAAGAGLGNRLIDWVGEKAAVHHKAFVRVATTRDNPALRGLYERRGFEHVADPPEAKWPTSLYEKAAGSRQAEDFRP, from the coding sequence GTGCTCGACCTCCTCGCCGAGGCCGCCGCCTGGCTCGCCGGACGCGGAATCCACCAGTGGCCGCAACGCTTTCCCCGGAAGTCGGTACACCACCAGATCCAGGCGGGCGAGGCATTGCTGGTCATCGGGCACGGCAAGCCCATCGCGACCTGCGTGGTGACCGAGGCGGATCCCGAACTCTGGGGCGAGAACACTGAACCGGCCTTCTATCTGGGCCGCCTCGCGGTGGCGCGGGAAGCGGCCGGAGCCGGGCTCGGGAACAGGCTCATCGACTGGGTCGGCGAGAAGGCCGCGGTTCACCACAAGGCCTTCGTCCGGGTGGCGACCACGAGGGACAATCCGGCCTTGCGCGGGCTCTACGAGCGCAGGGGTTTCGAGCACGTGGCCGACCCGCCCGAGGCGAAATGGCCCACCAGCCTCTACGAAAAGGCGGCCGGGTCACGGCAAGCCGAGGATTTCCGGCCGTGA
- a CDS encoding acyl-CoA thioesterase: MPEPLRVTIDIRTDDLDINGHVRGPAYLAYADHARWECVWAAGVDPLELKAGNLGPVNLETTIRFRRELRARARIDVLTRFTWEPGKVSRVVQEFVTPDGAVVAEVESLSGLLDLERRRLVPDPGRHWRKYASRPEILGLP, encoded by the coding sequence GTGCCCGAACCTCTTCGCGTCACCATCGACATCCGCACCGACGATCTCGACATCAACGGTCACGTACGCGGCCCGGCCTACTTGGCGTACGCCGACCACGCGCGCTGGGAGTGTGTCTGGGCGGCGGGCGTGGACCCGTTGGAGCTCAAGGCCGGGAACCTCGGCCCGGTCAACCTCGAAACGACGATCCGGTTCCGCCGGGAACTGCGTGCCCGCGCGCGGATCGACGTCCTGACCAGGTTCACCTGGGAGCCGGGCAAGGTGTCCCGGGTCGTCCAGGAATTCGTGACACCGGACGGCGCCGTCGTGGCCGAGGTGGAGAGCCTTTCCGGACTGCTGGATCTCGAAAGGCGACGGCTGGTCCCGGATCCGGGACGGCACTGGCGGAAATACGCTTCACGGCCGGAAATCCTCGGCTTGCCGTGA
- a CDS encoding helix-turn-helix domain-containing protein — MGVPLRRRSGRSVYRESTPVAAVVGVVECAWTGLVGCRRPLRVFPDGCVDLVWDGTMLAAVTTVRGVLRHELPTAEWTAGLRLRCGVGGAVLGLPMTELGAGATPLRDLLPAGARRAEARLAECGAPGEARSVLESLVAERLRDVEVDGLSLAAARALRAPGARTDRVAAELGVSERGLRRHVRHDVGVGPKELQRVLRFHRFLTRLETVVRGGSSLADVAADVGYADQSHLGRECRRLSGVSPGALVRSWTGRNVPD; from the coding sequence GTGGGTGTCCCGCTGCGTCGCCGTTCGGGCCGTTCGGTGTACCGCGAGAGCACGCCGGTCGCGGCCGTGGTCGGCGTGGTCGAGTGCGCCTGGACGGGCCTGGTGGGCTGTCGTCGTCCGCTGCGGGTGTTCCCGGACGGCTGTGTGGACCTCGTCTGGGACGGGACGATGCTCGCCGCGGTCACCACGGTGCGCGGGGTGCTGCGGCACGAGCTGCCGACGGCGGAGTGGACCGCCGGGCTGCGCCTGCGGTGCGGCGTCGGCGGCGCGGTGCTGGGCCTGCCGATGACGGAGTTGGGAGCGGGTGCCACCCCGTTGCGCGACCTGTTGCCCGCTGGTGCTCGCCGCGCGGAGGCCAGGCTGGCCGAATGCGGAGCGCCGGGTGAGGCGCGATCGGTGCTGGAATCGCTGGTCGCCGAAAGGCTTCGGGACGTCGAGGTGGACGGGCTGTCTCTCGCGGCCGCTCGCGCGCTGCGTGCGCCCGGTGCTCGTACCGACCGGGTGGCCGCCGAGCTGGGTGTGAGTGAGCGCGGCCTTCGGCGGCATGTGCGGCACGACGTCGGTGTCGGTCCCAAGGAGCTGCAGCGGGTGCTGCGCTTCCATCGGTTTCTCACGCGGCTCGAGACCGTCGTACGGGGTGGCTCGTCGCTCGCCGACGTCGCCGCCGATGTGGGCTACGCGGATCAGTCGCATCTCGGGCGCGAGTGCCGCCGGCTGTCGGGCGTTTCGCCCGGCGCGCTCGTGCGGTCCTGGACTGGCCGAAACGTTCCAGACTGA
- a CDS encoding DUF427 domain-containing protein yields the protein MSDKKVLKPSAAHPITVEPNKARVVVTVGGKVVADSANALTLREANYPPAHYIPRADVDFGLLERTDHATYCPFKGDASYYSIRTGDGLAENAVWTYEAPHDAVAEIKDHVAFYPTKVDSIEER from the coding sequence ATGTCTGACAAGAAGGTGTTGAAGCCCAGCGCGGCCCACCCGATCACGGTGGAGCCGAACAAGGCGCGCGTGGTCGTCACGGTCGGCGGGAAGGTCGTGGCGGACAGCGCGAACGCGCTCACGCTGCGGGAGGCGAACTATCCACCCGCGCACTACATCCCGCGTGCCGACGTCGACTTCGGCCTGCTGGAGCGGACGGACCACGCGACGTACTGCCCGTTCAAGGGCGACGCGTCGTACTACAGCATCCGCACCGGTGACGGCCTCGCCGAGAACGCCGTCTGGACCTACGAGGCACCGCACGACGCGGTCGCCGAGATCAAGGACCACGTGGCGTTCTACCCGACGAAGGTCGACTCGATCGAAGAGCGCTGA
- a CDS encoding HAD family acid phosphatase encodes MSRFTGLLKLAAAAAAGAVLAGGATAVANTGDAGRRGHEPANIGQVKLDVKAYYGDVVGSDGKHRYSDGSRFVSDTRRQVEDAKRYLTRRLDRGVKNPAVVFDVDDTAEVTYGWEADNDFGFDPVKQQEAIDKGTFVANKPVLELANWAAQRGVKIYFLTGRNEFQGPQSLKNLANEGYPAPAGAFFKPKTTAPDYLPCGLTCTTVQYKSGTRKHIASTGATILANFGDQFSDLEGGYAEFPVKLPNPMYYLP; translated from the coding sequence ATGAGCCGGTTCACCGGTCTGCTGAAACTGGCCGCCGCCGCGGCCGCCGGAGCCGTTCTCGCGGGCGGTGCCACCGCCGTCGCGAACACCGGTGACGCCGGCCGGCGCGGTCACGAGCCCGCCAACATCGGCCAGGTCAAGCTCGACGTGAAGGCCTACTACGGCGATGTCGTCGGCAGCGACGGCAAGCACCGGTACTCCGACGGCAGCCGGTTCGTCTCCGACACCCGGCGCCAGGTCGAAGACGCAAAGCGCTACCTCACGCGGCGGCTGGACCGCGGCGTGAAGAACCCCGCCGTCGTGTTCGACGTCGACGACACCGCCGAGGTCACCTACGGCTGGGAAGCGGACAACGACTTCGGCTTCGACCCGGTGAAACAGCAGGAAGCGATCGACAAGGGCACGTTCGTCGCGAACAAGCCCGTACTGGAGTTGGCGAACTGGGCGGCGCAGCGCGGCGTGAAGATCTACTTCCTGACCGGGCGCAACGAATTCCAAGGCCCGCAGTCGCTCAAGAACCTCGCGAACGAGGGCTACCCGGCGCCGGCGGGGGCGTTCTTCAAACCGAAGACCACCGCGCCGGACTATCTGCCGTGCGGGCTGACCTGCACCACCGTTCAGTACAAATCGGGCACGCGGAAGCATATCGCCTCGACCGGCGCGACCATCCTCGCCAACTTCGGTGACCAGTTCAGCGACCTCGAAGGCGGTTACGCCGAGTTCCCGGTCAAACTGCCGAATCCGATGTACTACCTGCCTTGA
- a CDS encoding class I SAM-dependent methyltransferase: MPYQFTLDDVAFLRSGAGSAALAECSSLPLTDKTRIADVAAVRRIAPDHAAAVLATVVLRRKSSAKLDSAGSWLFTGDALQQASATLVARHRAARLAGRDVHDVTCSVGADLIEIARVASKALGSDLDEIRLEMARHNASEAGVSPALLRADALRPVSRASVVVADPARRDSAGRRAWKPADFLPPLDGLVDAYPGRELSVKCAPGLDFSIVPWADEVELVSLDGQVREACLWRGVGSTVSRRATVLRSDGAQWTVTDADPDEIPACEPGEWIVDPDGAVVRAGLVRHYAARHGLWQLDERIAYLTGDTPPPGIRAFRVFEHGPYSEKNLRVLLKKHDIGRLEILVRGLDIDPDALRRKLKPRGGEEATLVLTRIGRSGVAFLCRAQLT; encoded by the coding sequence TTGCCGTACCAGTTCACCCTCGACGACGTCGCCTTCCTGCGCTCCGGCGCGGGAAGCGCGGCGCTCGCCGAATGCTCGTCCCTGCCACTGACCGACAAGACCCGCATCGCCGACGTCGCCGCCGTGCGCCGGATCGCCCCGGACCACGCGGCCGCGGTACTGGCAACGGTGGTGCTGCGGCGGAAGTCGTCGGCCAAACTGGACTCCGCGGGCTCGTGGCTGTTCACCGGCGACGCCCTCCAGCAGGCCAGCGCCACGCTGGTCGCCCGGCACCGGGCTGCGCGGCTCGCCGGCCGTGACGTCCACGACGTGACGTGTTCCGTCGGCGCGGACCTGATCGAGATCGCCCGCGTCGCCTCGAAGGCGCTCGGCTCGGATCTGGACGAGATCCGCCTGGAGATGGCGCGCCACAACGCTTCCGAAGCCGGGGTTTCGCCGGCATTGCTCAGGGCCGACGCCTTGCGGCCGGTCAGCCGGGCATCGGTCGTCGTCGCCGACCCCGCCCGCCGTGACTCCGCCGGGCGCCGGGCGTGGAAGCCCGCCGATTTCCTGCCGCCGCTGGACGGACTGGTCGACGCCTATCCGGGACGCGAGCTTTCGGTCAAATGCGCGCCGGGCCTCGATTTCTCCATCGTGCCCTGGGCGGACGAGGTCGAACTGGTCTCTTTGGACGGTCAGGTCCGTGAGGCGTGCCTGTGGCGGGGAGTGGGCTCGACGGTGTCACGCCGGGCGACGGTGTTGCGTTCGGACGGTGCACAGTGGACGGTCACCGACGCCGACCCCGACGAGATCCCCGCGTGTGAGCCGGGTGAATGGATCGTCGATCCCGACGGCGCGGTCGTCCGGGCCGGACTCGTGCGGCATTACGCGGCGCGGCACGGTTTGTGGCAGCTCGATGAGCGTATCGCGTACCTGACCGGCGACACTCCGCCGCCGGGAATCCGGGCGTTCCGGGTATTCGAGCACGGACCGTACAGCGAGAAGAACCTTCGTGTATTGCTGAAAAAGCACGATATCGGTCGTTTGGAGATTCTTGTCCGAGGTCTCGATATAGACCCGGATGCCTTGCGGCGCAAGCTGAAACCGCGTGGTGGTGAAGAAGCTACTTTGGTACTGACCAGAATCGGTCGTTCTGGAGTAGCGTTCCTTTGCCGCGCACAGCTGACGTGA
- a CDS encoding class I SAM-dependent methyltransferase, which produces MTQVNDPAPNPHATAEEVKAAFDDPKLANVLYHDWEAGTYDEKWSISYDERCISYATDVFNAVAGEDGQPYPTAMELGSGTGFFLLNLMQGGVIKKGSVTDLSPGMVQVALRNAENLGLDVDGRVADAERIPYEDNSFDLVVGHAVLHHIPDVRAAFAEVLRVLKPGGRFVFAGEPTKVGDFYARKLGQITWYLTTNLTKLPVLNGWRRPQEELDESSRAAALEAVVDIHTFDPSELESMARGAGAQDVRAVTEEFAAALAGWPIRTFEAAVPQEKLTLRWRLFAYRLWLRLSALDKKLLAKVLPRELFYNVMITGTKRS; this is translated from the coding sequence ATGACGCAGGTGAACGATCCGGCGCCGAATCCGCACGCCACCGCCGAAGAGGTCAAGGCCGCCTTCGACGACCCCAAGCTCGCCAACGTGCTCTACCACGACTGGGAAGCCGGGACCTACGACGAGAAGTGGTCCATCTCCTACGACGAGCGCTGCATCTCCTACGCGACGGACGTGTTCAACGCCGTCGCCGGTGAAGACGGCCAGCCGTACCCGACCGCGATGGAACTGGGCAGCGGTACCGGTTTCTTCCTGCTCAACCTGATGCAGGGCGGGGTGATCAAGAAGGGTTCGGTCACCGACCTCTCGCCGGGCATGGTGCAGGTCGCGCTGCGCAACGCCGAGAACCTCGGCCTCGACGTCGACGGCCGGGTCGCCGACGCGGAGCGGATCCCGTACGAGGACAACAGTTTCGACCTCGTCGTCGGGCACGCCGTGCTGCACCACATCCCGGACGTCCGCGCGGCGTTCGCCGAGGTGCTGCGGGTGCTGAAGCCGGGCGGACGGTTCGTCTTCGCGGGCGAGCCGACCAAGGTCGGCGACTTCTACGCGCGCAAGCTCGGCCAGATCACGTGGTACCTCACCACCAACCTGACCAAGCTCCCGGTGCTGAACGGCTGGCGGCGTCCGCAAGAGGAACTCGACGAGTCCTCCCGCGCGGCCGCGCTGGAGGCCGTGGTCGACATCCACACCTTCGACCCGTCCGAACTGGAGTCGATGGCCCGCGGCGCGGGCGCGCAGGACGTCCGCGCGGTCACCGAGGAGTTCGCCGCGGCGCTCGCGGGCTGGCCGATCCGGACCTTCGAAGCCGCCGTGCCGCAGGAGAAGCTGACCCTGCGCTGGCGTCTGTTCGCGTACCGGCTGTGGCTGCGGCTGTCCGCTCTGGACAAGAAGCTGCTCGCCAAGGTGCTGCCGCGCGAACTGTTCTACAACGTGATGATCACCGGTACCAAGCGATCGTAG
- a CDS encoding enoyl-CoA hydratase/isomerase family protein has protein sequence MGEFVSLEVEGGVGTIRLDRPPVNALNNQVQAELAEAAREASERDDVRAVILYGGEKTFAGGADIKEMAERTYPEIAKFGAALTASLATIANIPKPVVAAITGYALGGGLELALTADRRIAGDNVKVGQPEIQLGVIPGAGGTQRLARLIGPSKTKDLVFTGRFVKAEEALALGILDEVVAPDDVYAAAHKWASQFANGPAVALRAAKAAIDGGLDTDLASGLKLESHLFAALWATEDQRNGMKSFIENGPGKATFEGK, from the coding sequence GTGGGAGAGTTCGTAAGTCTCGAGGTCGAAGGCGGGGTCGGCACGATCCGGCTGGACCGCCCGCCGGTCAACGCGCTGAACAACCAGGTGCAGGCCGAGCTGGCCGAAGCGGCCCGTGAGGCCTCCGAGCGCGACGACGTGCGCGCCGTGATCCTCTACGGCGGCGAGAAGACCTTCGCGGGCGGTGCGGACATCAAGGAGATGGCCGAGCGCACCTACCCGGAGATCGCGAAGTTCGGCGCGGCGTTGACGGCGTCGCTGGCCACCATCGCGAACATCCCGAAGCCGGTCGTCGCGGCCATCACCGGCTACGCGCTGGGTGGCGGGCTCGAACTCGCGCTGACCGCCGACCGCCGGATCGCCGGCGACAACGTCAAGGTCGGCCAGCCGGAGATCCAGCTCGGTGTCATCCCGGGCGCCGGCGGCACCCAGCGCCTGGCGCGGCTCATCGGCCCGAGCAAGACCAAGGACCTCGTGTTCACCGGCCGGTTCGTGAAGGCCGAAGAGGCCCTCGCGCTGGGCATCCTCGACGAGGTCGTGGCGCCGGACGACGTCTACGCCGCCGCGCACAAGTGGGCCTCGCAGTTCGCGAACGGCCCGGCCGTGGCGCTGCGCGCCGCGAAGGCCGCCATCGACGGTGGTCTCGACACCGACCTCGCGAGCGGTCTCAAACTCGAATCCCACCTCTTCGCCGCGCTCTGGGCGACCGAAGACCAGCGCAACGGCATGAAGTCGTTCATCGAAAACGGTCCTGGCAAGGCCACCTTCGAGGGGAAGTAA
- a CDS encoding ABC transporter ATP-binding protein: MSEPIQPSELDDLVVRMTGVGVRRTGNDLLADLDWTVELDERWVVLGPNGAGKTTLLRLAAAELHPTTGTVDLLGDRIGKVNIFELRPRIGFTSAAIAQRVPGEERVVDVVVSAGYAVVGRWREEYDSLDTDRAMELLGALGIAHLADRTFGTLSEGERKRTLIARSLMTDPEMLLLDEPAAGLDLGGREDLVARLSELALDPEAPAMVLVTHHVEEIPPGFTHALLLRDGRAVASGLVDDVVTSDNLSKTFDQDLLLERSGDRFFARRR, from the coding sequence GTGAGCGAGCCGATCCAGCCCAGCGAACTTGACGACCTCGTGGTGAGGATGACCGGTGTCGGGGTCCGCCGAACAGGCAACGACCTCCTCGCCGACCTCGATTGGACCGTGGAACTGGACGAGCGCTGGGTGGTGCTCGGCCCGAACGGCGCGGGCAAGACCACCCTGCTCCGGCTGGCCGCGGCCGAGCTCCACCCGACCACCGGAACGGTCGACCTGCTCGGCGACCGGATCGGCAAGGTCAACATCTTCGAGCTGCGCCCGCGGATCGGGTTCACCTCGGCCGCGATCGCTCAGCGTGTGCCGGGTGAGGAGCGCGTCGTCGACGTCGTGGTGAGCGCCGGTTACGCCGTCGTCGGCCGCTGGCGTGAGGAATACGACAGCCTCGACACCGACCGCGCCATGGAGCTCCTGGGCGCGCTCGGCATCGCGCACCTGGCCGACCGCACCTTCGGCACACTGTCGGAAGGCGAGCGCAAGCGGACGCTGATCGCGCGTTCGCTGATGACCGACCCGGAGATGCTGCTGCTCGACGAGCCCGCCGCCGGCCTCGACCTCGGCGGCCGCGAGGACCTCGTCGCCCGCCTTTCGGAGCTGGCACTCGACCCCGAGGCCCCGGCCATGGTGCTCGTCACCCATCACGTGGAAGAAATCCCGCCGGGATTCACCCACGCGCTGTTGCTGCGCGACGGCCGCGCGGTCGCCTCCGGACTCGTGGACGACGTCGTGACCAGCGACAACCTGTCCAAGACGTTCGATCAGGACCTCCTGCTCGAACGGTCCGGTGATCGCTTCTTCGCCCGTCGCCGCTGA
- a CDS encoding cysteine dioxygenase family protein, whose translation MTTSITPRQDFEIHPQLADPLLPELLHPDRLLWTPRELAELTSTVTTELTSGLRGLLRFDPDHRWWARLALTDGVELWLLSWLPGQQTTPHDHGGASGSFTVLQGEIGEEYRYPGGPVRRRTHVAGDGIGFGAGRAHQVTGIGTEPAASVHAYSPPLVATREYATLADVPAEIPSLTPILGR comes from the coding sequence GTGACCACGTCCATCACGCCCCGCCAGGATTTCGAGATCCACCCGCAGCTGGCCGATCCGCTGCTCCCCGAACTGCTGCACCCCGATCGCCTGCTCTGGACGCCCCGCGAACTGGCCGAGCTGACCTCCACGGTCACCACCGAGCTGACCTCGGGCCTGCGCGGCCTGCTGCGTTTCGACCCCGATCACCGCTGGTGGGCGCGGCTCGCGCTGACCGACGGCGTCGAACTGTGGCTGCTGTCGTGGCTGCCCGGCCAGCAGACCACACCGCACGACCACGGCGGCGCTTCCGGTTCGTTCACCGTGCTGCAGGGCGAGATCGGCGAGGAGTACCGCTACCCCGGCGGCCCGGTGCGGCGCCGCACCCACGTCGCGGGCGACGGCATCGGCTTCGGCGCGGGGCGGGCGCACCAGGTGACCGGCATCGGCACCGAGCCCGCCGCCAGCGTCCACGCCTACTCGCCGCCGCTGGTCGCGACGCGCGAATACGCCACGCTCGCCGACGTTCCCGCCGAGATCCCCTCGCTCACCCCGATACTGGGCCGATGA
- a CDS encoding rhodanese-like domain-containing protein produces the protein MSAIDALLATARSGLDRAEPERALRLQRDGALIVDIRPYVNRAEEGEIPGSVVVERIHLEWRLAPDSAWRLPEVKPDSTVIVVCNEGYSSSLAAADLQRLGLPGATDLEGGFRAWRSAGLPIREGGTPAVP, from the coding sequence ATGAGCGCGATCGACGCACTGCTGGCCACCGCCCGGTCCGGTCTGGACCGGGCGGAGCCCGAGCGGGCGCTGCGGCTGCAACGCGACGGTGCCCTGATCGTGGACATCCGCCCGTATGTCAACCGGGCCGAAGAGGGCGAGATCCCCGGCTCGGTGGTCGTCGAGCGGATCCACCTCGAGTGGCGGCTCGCGCCGGACAGCGCATGGCGGCTGCCGGAGGTGAAACCGGACTCGACGGTGATCGTCGTGTGCAACGAGGGGTACTCGTCGAGCCTCGCCGCCGCCGACCTGCAACGGCTCGGCCTGCCGGGTGCCACCGACCTCGAAGGCGGGTTCCGGGCCTGGCGTTCGGCGGGTCTCCCGATCCGGGAGGGCGGCACCCCCGCCGTTCCCTGA
- the glgP gene encoding alpha-glucan family phosphorylase: MRAVRRFTVRASLPESLAGLGDLATNLRWTWHPPTRDLFASMDAELFNRVRDPLRMLTALPPARLDELAVDDAFLAHAREAVADLDRYLAEPRWYQKQDDADLPPAVAYFSMEFGVTEALPNYSGGLGVLAGDHLKAASDLGVPMVGVGLLYRAGYFRQALSLDGWQVEHYPVIDPNAFPLELVTDGGKPVLVDVAMPAGRTLHAQIWKARVGRIPLLLLDTDTEANDEDLRAVTDRLYGGDADHRIRQEILAGIGGFRAVRRYCELTGHPQPKVFHTNEGHAGFLGLERAREIIQADGLAFDEALPAVRAGTVFTTHTPVSAGIDRFPVDLVQRYFTDGRLVPDVDPRRVLALGAEDNPGLFNMAHMGLRLAQRANGVSALHGRVSRRMFSRLWPGFDFDEVPVSSVTNGVHGPTWVARELSALLGRNHEELGLDGGQGKPLRDGVSDEQLWALRRELREKLVAEVRRRVRAAWMQRGASALELGWTDTVFDPDVLTVGFARRVPTYKRLTLMLRDPERLRALLLDERRPIQLVVAGKSHPADEGGKQLIQQIVRFVDDPEVRRRIVFLPDYDMSMARYLYRGCDVWLNTPVRQLEACGTSGMKSALNGGLNLSIRDGWWDECYDGSNGWAIPTADGVTDPLRRDELEAAALYDLLGHQIAPLFYDRGADGVPGGWMSMVWHTLETLGPRVQASRMVREYVESGYLPASRMVAEATGDGYRGALSLADYRTKLDVSWPRVRIFDTELLVEDSAPMVTGTEVTIRARIDLAGLEPSEVDVQAVVGKVGDGDELSDPVTVPMSGDGIGAFAARLKLPHPGSIGYTVRVLPKHRLLATPAELARVVHA, from the coding sequence ATGAGAGCAGTCCGCCGGTTCACCGTCCGCGCGAGCCTGCCGGAGTCGCTCGCCGGCCTCGGTGACCTCGCCACGAATCTGCGCTGGACCTGGCACCCGCCCACGCGCGACCTGTTCGCGTCGATGGACGCGGAGCTGTTCAACCGCGTCCGCGACCCACTGCGGATGCTCACCGCCCTGCCACCGGCCCGGCTCGACGAACTCGCCGTCGACGACGCCTTCCTCGCCCACGCGCGCGAGGCGGTCGCCGATCTGGACCGCTATCTCGCCGAGCCGCGCTGGTACCAGAAGCAGGACGACGCCGACCTCCCGCCCGCCGTCGCGTACTTCTCCATGGAGTTCGGGGTCACCGAGGCGCTGCCGAACTACTCCGGCGGTCTCGGCGTGCTCGCCGGGGACCACCTCAAGGCGGCGTCGGACCTCGGCGTGCCGATGGTCGGTGTCGGGCTGCTCTACCGCGCCGGATACTTCCGGCAGGCGCTGTCGCTCGACGGCTGGCAGGTCGAGCACTACCCGGTGATCGATCCGAACGCCTTCCCGCTGGAGCTCGTGACCGACGGCGGCAAGCCGGTGCTGGTCGACGTCGCGATGCCCGCCGGGCGCACACTGCACGCCCAGATCTGGAAGGCCCGCGTCGGCCGGATCCCGCTGCTGCTCCTGGACACCGATACCGAGGCCAACGACGAGGACCTGCGCGCGGTCACCGACCGGCTGTACGGCGGCGACGCCGATCATCGCATCCGCCAGGAGATCCTGGCCGGGATCGGCGGCTTCCGCGCGGTGCGGCGTTACTGCGAGCTGACCGGGCATCCGCAGCCGAAGGTGTTCCACACCAACGAAGGCCACGCCGGATTCCTCGGGCTGGAACGCGCCCGCGAGATCATCCAGGCCGACGGGCTGGCGTTCGACGAGGCGCTGCCCGCCGTCCGCGCCGGCACCGTGTTCACCACGCACACCCCGGTGAGCGCCGGGATCGACCGGTTCCCCGTCGACCTCGTCCAGCGGTACTTCACCGACGGCAGGCTGGTCCCGGACGTCGACCCGCGCCGCGTGCTCGCGCTCGGCGCGGAGGACAACCCCGGCCTGTTCAACATGGCGCACATGGGACTTCGGCTCGCTCAGCGCGCGAACGGCGTCTCCGCGCTGCACGGCCGCGTGTCGCGGCGGATGTTCTCGCGGCTGTGGCCCGGGTTCGACTTCGACGAGGTGCCGGTCTCGTCGGTCACCAACGGCGTCCACGGGCCGACCTGGGTGGCGCGCGAGCTGAGCGCGCTGCTCGGGCGCAACCACGAGGAGCTGGGTCTCGACGGCGGTCAGGGCAAGCCGCTGCGGGACGGCGTCAGCGACGAGCAGCTGTGGGCGCTGCGACGGGAACTGCGGGAGAAGCTGGTCGCCGAGGTGCGGCGCCGGGTGCGGGCCGCGTGGATGCAGCGCGGCGCGTCCGCGCTCGAACTCGGGTGGACCGACACGGTCTTCGACCCTGACGTGCTGACCGTCGGCTTCGCTCGCCGCGTGCCGACCTACAAGCGGCTCACGCTGATGCTGCGAGACCCGGAGCGCCTGCGCGCGCTGCTGCTGGACGAGCGGCGCCCGATCCAGCTCGTCGTCGCGGGCAAGTCGCATCCGGCCGACGAGGGCGGCAAGCAGCTGATCCAGCAGATCGTCCGGTTCGTCGACGATCCCGAGGTCCGGCGCCGCATCGTCTTCCTGCCGGACTACGACATGTCCATGGCGCGCTACCTCTACCGCGGCTGCGACGTCTGGCTGAACACGCCGGTGCGGCAGCTGGAGGCGTGCGGCACCTCGGGGATGAAGTCCGCGCTCAACGGCGGCCTCAACCTGTCCATCCGCGACGGCTGGTGGGACGAGTGCTACGACGGCAGCAACGGCTGGGCGATCCCGACCGCGGACGGCGTCACCGACCCGCTGCGCCGCGACGAACTGGAGGCCGCGGCGCTCTACGACCTGCTGGGCCACCAGATCGCGCCGCTGTTCTACGACCGCGGCGCCGATGGCGTTCCCGGCGGCTGGATGTCGATGGTGTGGCACACGCTGGAGACCCTCGGGCCGCGCGTGCAGGCTTCGCGGATGGTGCGGGAGTACGTCGAATCGGGGTATCTGCCCGCCTCGCGCATGGTCGCCGAAGCCACCGGCGACGGATACCGCGGCGCGCTGTCGCTGGCCGACTACCGGACCAAATTGGACGTCTCCTGGCCGAGGGTGCGGATCTTCGACACCGAACTGCTCGTCGAGGACTCCGCGCCGATGGTCACTGGGACCGAGGTGACCATCCGGGCGCGGATCGACCTCGCCGGACTCGAACCGTCCGAAGTGGACGTTCAGGCCGTCGTCGGGAAGGTGGGTGACGGGGACGAACTGAGCGACCCCGTCACCGTCCCGATGTCAGGCGACGGGATCGGCGCGTTCGCGGCGCGGCTGAAACTGCCGCATCCCGGCTCCATCGGTTACACCGTCCGTGTGCTGCCGAAACACCGTCTGCTGGCCACGCCGGCGGAACTGGCGCGGGTCGTCCACGCCTGA